Below is a window of Candidatus Annandia pinicola DNA.
TTTTTATCTATATTATTATGATAAACATCTATTAACTCTACATTTATAATTTTTTTTGTTATTTTTTTACAAAATAAAATAATATTTTCAGATAAAATATTATTATCTATTATAATGTTAATATTTCTATTGTTACAAGGAAATTTTGAAAAGTTTTTATATTCAAATTTTTTTTTTAATATAACTTTATCATATAAAATTTCAAAAATTATAGTTTTATTATTTATATTTAATTTTTTTTGTAATATAGGGTGTAATGTTCCCATATAACCTATTACATCACTATTTTGATAAATTAAAGAACCCTGGCCTGGATGTAGTAAATATTTATGTAAATTATTTGGTAAAAATTTTATATTATTATTACCTAAAATATTAAATAAAATTTCTATATCACCTTTCATATCATAAAAATCTACTATTCTAGGTTTCATAATCCAGTTTTTATCATAAATATTACCATTTAATAAACCAGATATACAGTTTACTTGATCTATTAAATTAAATTTATTATTTATAAAACAAGTACCATATTCAAATAGTTTAATAGATTTTTTCTGACGATTTTGATTATATAATAAAGTTGATATTAAACCATTTAAAAGAGTAGATCTCATAATAGACATTTCTTTAGAAATATAATTACATATTTTTAAAGGTACGATATTAGGAAATAATATTTTTTGTAATTTAGGGTTTATAAAACTGTAAGTTATTATTTCTTGATAACCTTTATTTAATAGAAAATTTTTTATACATTTTATTTTTTTTTTAATATGACATATATTTTTTTTTTTTAATAAGCTATTTTTTATAGGAATCATCGGAATATTATTATATCCGTAAAATTTAATTATTTCTTTAATTATATCTTCTTTAATTAATATATCTGATCTATTTTTAGGTGTAACTATATTCCAATAATTTTTATTTAATTTAATATAACAATCTATATTTTTTAATATTTTAATTATTTTTTTTTTAGATATTTTAATACCAATAATATTATATATTTCTTGTACTTTAATTTTTATTTTATTATTTGGTAAAAATTTTTTATATATTTTTTTAGTAACTTTACCTACTTTACCTCCAGAAAATTTTTTTATAAAATAAATTGCTTTCATAAAAGATTTTTTTAATAAATTTAAATTAATATTTGTTGATGAATAATTATTCCAAATATTATTTTTAATTTTATAAATTTCTTTTTTTCCTAAAACATATTTATAATTAAAAAAAGCGCATGATAATAAAATATTTTTAGAATTTTTAGAAACTTTAGCTATTTTATTAACATAAACACCTGCTAATGATAAAATTTTATTTTTATCATTAATTAATAATGTATTTTTTTTTAATTTAATTATTTTATTTTTACTTAAATTAAAATATTCACCTTTTTCAGACATTCTAATATTTATATAATTATTAATACAATCCAAATTTAAAACATAAAGTGGTATACCTAATTCTATAATTAAGTAATTAATAATATTATTAATTATATCTTTTGAAGATAAACCATAAGAATATAATTTACTTTGCATCCATTTTGGAGTATCTATTTTATTATTTATATTTTTAATAGTAACACAAATATAAATAGGACAAGCTTTTTTATTATTTATTTTAATAGGAATAAAATCTTTATTATCTTTTAATATATTATATTTTTTAATACTTTTAATACTAAAATTATTTAAAATTGATAAATCTTTTGCTATACCAATTATTGATAAATAATCAAATCTATTTGTATTAGTATTAATATTTATAATATTATCATTAACGTTAAAAAAATTACCTATATTAGTTCCTATAGGAATACTATTATCTAATTTTATTATTTTATTATCAGATTTTTTTAAACCTATTTCTGAAAAAGAACATATTTTATAATTTTTATTTTTATTTATATCATTATATTTTAAAACTGCTAATTTTAAACCAATATAATAGTTATTATATTTATAATTAACTATTATATTTTTTTTTTTTCCTAAATTTACTAATATTGAACATATATTTTTTTTATTAATACTAAAATTTACAATTTTACCAACAATAATTTTAGAAAATATTTTTTTTAGATTTAAAATATTATTTATTTCTATACCTAAAATTAACAATTGTTTACATAATAATTTTGTTGTAATATTATATTTTAAAAATTCATATAACCATTTTGTATTTAATTTCATATAATAATTATTTATTAAAATTGAGTTAAAAAATTTAAATCATTTTCAAAAAACAATCTAATGTCATTTATATTATAATATAACATAGTTATTCTTTCTATACCTAAACCAAAAGCAAATCCAGAATAAATATCAGAATTAATTTTACATAATTTTAATATATTTGGATGAATCATACCACAACCTAATATTTCTAACCAATTATTATTTTTTTGTTTAATATCTATTTCCGCAGAAGGTTCAGTAAATGGAAAATATGATGGTCTAAATCTTATCTTTAATTTTTTATCATTAAAAAAATACATTATAAAATTATATAATGTATATTTTAAATTAGAAAAATTTATTTTTTTATCAACTATAAAACCTTCCATTTGATGAAACATAGGAGTATGTGTATTATCGTTATCTTTTCTATATACTTTTCCAGAAGATATACATTTAATAGGTGGTTTATTATTTTTTAAAACATGAATTTGTACATTTGAAGTTTGTGTTCTTAATAAAGTTTTTTTATTAAACCAAAAAGTATCAGATAATTTTCTTGAAGGATGATATCTAGGAATATTTAAATAATCAAAATTATATAATACATTTTCTATTTCAGGACCAATTTTTATATCAAAACCTAAATTTTGAAAAAAAAATTCAATACGAGATATTGTACTATTAATAGGATGTATTTTTCCATTTTTTAATTTACGCCCTGGTAATGATATATCAATTTTTTCTGAAATAAATTTATTATATAAAATTTTTTTTTCTATTTTTTTTTTATATTTTAAAATAATATTTATAATTTTATTTTTTGTAATATTTATATTATAACCTAATATTGATTTTTCTTCTTTTGAAGTTTTACTTAAAATATTAATTTTATTAGATAAATAGCTATTTTTACCTAAATATTTAATTCTTATTTTTTCTAATGATTTTAAATCTTTAGAATTTCTAATTGAATACTTTGCTTCTTTTAATAATTTTTCAAAAATTGATTTCATATAATTATTACATTTTAATAATATTTTATAAAATTAATATAAAAAATTATTAATTAATTTTTTTTTTTATATGTTCTATTAATTTAAAAAAGATTGTTTTATTAATTACAGCTAAATTAGATAAAACTTTACGATTTATATTAATATGAGATTTATTTAAACCATGTATAAATTTACTATAAGTAATACCTTTTAATCTAGCTGATGCATTAATACGCATAATCCATAATTTTCTTAATTGACGCTTTTTTTGTTTTCTATCACGATATCCATATTGACCTGATTTTATATATGATTGATAAGCAATTCTATAAGATCTAGAACGAGATCCATAGTAACCTTTTGTTTTTTTTAATATTTTTTTATGACGATAATGTGCTCTTACACCACGTTTTATTCTAACCATTTTTAAATAATCCTATTTTTTTAAAAATAAGGTATACATAATAATATTTTATTTATATCTTTTTTAGATAATTTTTTTTTTAATCTTAAATGTCTTTTTCTTTTTGTATTTTTTTTAGTCAAAATATGTCTTAAATTAGCATTTTTATATTTAATATTACCAGATGAAGTTTTTTTAAATCTTTTAGCAGCACTTTTAATAGTTTTTATTTTTAACATTTTATTCCTAATTAATTTATTCTATAAAATTTTTTAGATTATTTTTTTAGGAGATAACATCATTATCATTTGTCTTCCTTCTATTTTAGTAGGAAAAAATTCTAAAATAGATATTTCTTTTAAATCATATTTTATATTATTTAACATATCTATTCCAATTTGTTTATGAATTATTTCTCTACCACGAAATTTTAACGTAATTTTTGTTTTACAACCGTTTTTTAAAAATTTAACTAAATTACGTAATTTTATAATATAATCGCTTTTATCAGTATTAGGTCTAAATTTTATTTCTTTTGTCTGTATAATTTTTTTTTTTTTTTTTTTAAATTTTGATGATTTACATTTTTTATAAACAAATTTTTTATAATTTACTATTCTATATACTGTTTGTTTAGAATTAGAGCTAATTTTTACTAAATCTAATCCTAGTTTATAAGATTTAAATATAATATTTTTTAATAATACTAATCCTATTTGTTCACCTTTTAAACCAGTTAATCTTGCTTTTATTTTTTTTTCAATTTTATTAATAATTTTATAAAAATAATCCTTTTTAAATCTACTTATACTATTATTTTTGTTTAATTTCATAATTTGATATTTCTTTTTTTATTTTTTTTATAAACATTAATATATCAATATTATTATATTGTTTACCATATATATTTCTAACAGAAATTTTATTTTCTTTTATTTCTCTATCGCCGCATATTATTATGTAAGGTATTTTTAATAATGTATATTCTCTTATTTTTAAACCTATATTTTCATTTCTTATATCTATTTTTGTTCTTATTTTTTTTTTATTAAATTTTTTATTTATTTTTTTTACGTAATTTATTTGATTACTATTTATATTAATTATAGCTACCTGTATAGGGGTTAACCATAAAGGTAAACAACCTTGATATTCTTCTATCAAAATTCCTATAAATCTTTCTATTGATCCTAATATTGCTCTATGTATTATTATAGGTATAATTTTATTGTTATTTTTGTTTATATAAAAACAATTTAGTCTTTTAGATAAATATAAATCTAATTGTATAGTACCACATTGCCATTCTCTATTTAAACTATCAAATAATATAAATTCTATTTTAGGACCATAAAAAGCCCCTTCTCCATTTTGCAATTCAAATTTTATATTATTTTTTTTAAGAGAATATATTAAATGTTTCTCAGCTATTTTCCATAAATAGTTATTTTTTATTTCTTTAATTGAATAAGTAGATAGTTTAACTTTAATATTATTAAAACCAAATATTTTATATACTTCATATAACATTTTTATACAATCTGTTAATTCTGATTGTATTTGATTTTCACTACAAAAAATATGAGCATCATCCTGAGTAAAATTTCTTAATCTCATTAAACCATGTAAAGACCCAGAAGGTTCATGACGATGACAAACACCAAATTCTGATATTTTAAAAGGTAATAATTTATATGATTTAATATTTTTTTTAAATATATGTATATGACCAGGACAATTCATAGGTTTAATACAATATTTTGTTTTTTTATATTTAGTAGTAAATATAAAATCTTTATAATATTTCCAATGTCCAGTTTTTTTCCAAGAATTAGTGTTCATAATAATAGGAGTTTGAACTTCTTGATAATTATATTTCTTTAATTTATCTTTTATTAACTTTTTTATTTGATTAAATATTATCAATCCATTATTATGCCAAAAAACTACACCTGGAGTTTCTTCTTCAGTATGATATAAGTCTAGTTTTTTTCCAATTTCACGATGATCATAACATTGTTTATTTTTTTTTTTATTATTAAAAAAAACATATTTTTTAAAATCTATTTTACCATTAATTCTTTGTAATAAATACTTTTTTTCATTAATTTTAATATTTGTATTAGAAACATTACATATTTTAAAATTATTACAAAATTTTGTATTAAAAGCAAGAGGTATATTAGACATATCAAAATATTTTTTATAACAATAAAAATAAATTTTATATTTTTTTTTTATATATTCATTTAAAACATTGATTTTATATATTTCTTTATTTTTTTTTAAAAATTTAAAAATATTTTTTGTTTTTATAAAAAATCTATTAAATCTAAAATTTTTATTTATACATCTTTTCATTTCTTTTTCTATTTCAATTAAATCATTTTTATTAATTTTATGATCTAAATCTATATCATAATAAAAACCATTTGATGTAATCTTAAAATCTGACATCTTTGCATTATGCCATTTTTTTTTTATTACATATCCTAAAATAAAAGCACATGATTTACTAATAATTAATTTACATTTATGATTTTTATTAGTTATAACTTCTAAAAAAACATCTTTATTTATATAATCATTTATATCAACTAAAGTATTATTTACTTTTACTGCAATACATTTTTCTAATAATTTTTTACTTATATTTTTTATAGATTTTTTAATACTGATATTTTTTTTATAAAAAGATTTTTTTCCATTAGAAATAATAATAGTAGGCATATCATTATTCTTATTTATTTATATAATTTAATAATTTATATAATAATATTAAAAAAGTGATTATTTGTATTAAAATTTTTTATTTTTTATATAATAACAATTTTTAACTTCAAAATCTTTATCAAATTCATATATTAACGGTTTACCAGTAGGTACTTCTATTTTAGATATTTCTTCATCGTTTAGATTATTTAAATATTTAATTAATGATCTTAAAGAATTACCATGAGCTACAATTAATATTTTTTTTTTATCTTTAAGATTTTTTAATATACAATTTCTCCAATAAGGTAATACACGTTTATATGTCATTGATAAACTTTCAGATAAAGGTATTTGTTCTTTATTTAATCCATAATACTTTTTATCGTAACCAGTAAATAATGGATTAATAATATCTATTTTAGGAGGTATTTCATTAAAACTTCTTCTCCATTTATTTACTTGATCAATTCCATATTTTTCAGAAGTTTCCTTTTTATTTAAACCTTGTAAAGATCCATAATGTCTTTCATTTAATCTCCAATTTTTAATTATAGGTATCCATACTAAATTTAGTTCTTTTAAAATATACCATAATGTAAATATTGCTCTTTTTAAAACTGAAGTATAAGCTAAATCAAATTTAAAACCTATTTTTTTTAGATAGTTACCAGCTTTTATTGCTTCTAAAATTCCATTATTAGATAGTTTAACATCATACCATCCTGTAAATCTATTTTTTTTATTCCATTCACTTTCACCATGACGTATTAATACCAATTTAGTTAATGACATATTTATATACCTTTATTTTACAATTTTTTTTATTTAAATATATATTATTTTTATCAAATAATATATATAAATAAATATTAAACAAAATTATTATTAAAAAAAATTAAATTTATTATTTTTTTTATATTATACTATTACCATATAATATAGATGATAAGTTAAAATATTTTGATATAGTTTGTCCTATATCTGAAAATGAACTTCTTCTACCTAAAAAATAATTATTTATTTTTTTTTTATAAATTAATATAGGTATATTTTCTCTAGTATGATCATATCCAAACCAGGTAGTATCACATCCATGATCTGAAGTTATTATTAATAAATCTTCTTTATTCATATTTTTTATAAGTTTTGGAATATAAATATCAAATAATTCTAATCCTAAACCATAACCTATAGTATTACGACGATGACCCCATATAGAATCAAAATCTACAAAATTAGTACATATTATTGTATTATTACAAGATTTTTTTAAATATTTTATAGTTTTATTGAATAGATTATTTATACCAAAAGATTTAATTTTTTTTGTTATACTATTTTTAGGATATATATCAGTCATTTTTCCTATAGCAATAACTTTACCTTTTTTTTCTTTAATAAATTTTTGCATAACTGTTTTGTTTTTAAGTTTTATTATAAAATCTTTTCTATTATTTGTTCTTTTAAAATTATATTTATTATTTCCTTTAAATGGTCTTGCTATAATTCTACTTATTTTAAAATTATAACTATATAATATTTTTTTTATTTTTATACATATATTATATAAATTTTTATTATCAAAAATACTTTCATGACAAGCAATTTGTAATACGGAATCATTAGAAGTATAAATTATTGGTTTTTTTGTTTCCAAATGTTCAATACCAAAACGATTAATAATATCTATTCCAGAAGAATGACAATTACCTAAATATCCAGTAACGTTAGTATTTTTAATAATTTTATCTAATAAAAAATTTGGAATACTGTTTTTTTTTTTTTTTAAATAATACCAATTAAATAATATGGGGATTCCAGAAATTTCCCAATGTCCAGATACTGTATCTTTTCCTGTTGATATAGGATTTGAATATGCAAAAGAACTAATAATTTTAGATTTTTTAATATTATTAATATATTTTTTTTTAGATTTATTTAAAGTTTCTCCTAAACCTAAAGATAATAAGTTAGGAATATATAAATTATTATTATTATTATATTTAAGAAAAATATTATTATTATATGTATTTATTATATTACCTAAAGTATTAGATTTAATATCGTTAAATTTAATAGAATCTGGACTATAGCCGATTCCTAAAGAATCTATTACTATTAATATTAGTCTTTTCATAATACCTTTTTATATAAAAAAATAATTAATTTAAAAATATATGTATCTAATAAATATAAAAAAATTAGAAATATAATTTTTAAGTTATATTTTATATATTAAAAATAACATTTTTTTTAATTTAATAAAAAAAAAAAGAAAAAAAATATGAAAAATAAGTTTATCGTTATAGAAGGTTTAGAAGGTTCTGGTAAAACTACTATATGTAATTATATTATGAATATGTTAAAAATTTGGGGAATAAAATCAATAATAACTAGGGAACCAGGTGGTACACCATTAAATGAAAAACTAAGAAAAATAATTAAAAAAGAAAGAAAAAAAGAAATCATTAGTAATAAAACTGAATTATTAATGTTCTATGCTTTAAGAGCTCAATCTTTAGAATATATAATAAAACCATCTTTAAAAAATGGTTTATGGGTTATTAGCGATAGATATAGTATTTCTTCTCAAGCATATCAAGGTTATAATGATAGTAATAAAAAAATAATAAAAAATTTAAATTATTATGTATTAGAAGGAATATCTCCTGATATAACTTTATATTTAGATATAGATCCAAAAATAGGTATATATAGAGCTAAAAAAAGAGGAAAATTAGATAGAATAGAAAAAAAATCTTTATCTTTTTTTAAAAAAACTAGAAGTCGTTATTTAGAAATAGTAAATAAAAATAAAAAAAAAATAAAAAAAATAAATACTGAAAAACCACTTTATTTAGTAAAAAAAGAAGTAAAAATAATATTATTAAGATGGTTATTAAAAAATTTAAAATGAAATATTATCCTTGGTTAGAAAAATATTATGAAAAAATTATTAAATATTATAAAAACAATATTTATTATAGATCAATTTATATAAAAACTTATAAAGGTATTGGAACAGATTTATTAATTTTTAATATTTGTAAATATATTTTATGTGAAAAAAAAAATGAATTGTTTAGTTGTAATAAATGTAAAAGTTGTAATTTATTTTCAAATAAAAAAAATATAGATTTTTATTTTTTTAATTTAAAAAATAAAAAACAATTAGAAGTAAATAATATTAGAAAAATAATAAATGATTTAATATATTTTAATAGAATTAATAATTATAAAATTATATATATAAA
It encodes the following:
- the pheT gene encoding phenylalanine--tRNA ligase subunit beta; translation: MKLNTKWLYEFLKYNITTKLLCKQLLILGIEINNILNLKKIFSKIIVGKIVNFSINKKNICSILVNLGKKKNIIVNYKYNNYYIGLKLAVLKYNDINKNKNYKICSFSEIGLKKSDNKIIKLDNSIPIGTNIGNFFNVNDNIININTNTNRFDYLSIIGIAKDLSILNNFSIKSIKKYNILKDNKDFIPIKINNKKACPIYICVTIKNINNKIDTPKWMQSKLYSYGLSSKDIINNIINYLIIELGIPLYVLNLDCINNYINIRMSEKGEYFNLSKNKIIKLKKNTLLINDKNKILSLAGVYVNKIAKVSKNSKNILLSCAFFNYKYVLGKKEIYKIKNNIWNNYSSTNINLNLLKKSFMKAIYFIKKFSGGKVGKVTKKIYKKFLPNNKIKIKVQEIYNIIGIKISKKKIIKILKNIDCYIKLNKNYWNIVTPKNRSDILIKEDIIKEIIKFYGYNNIPMIPIKNSLLKKKNICHIKKKIKCIKNFLLNKGYQEIITYSFINPKLQKILFPNIVPLKICNYISKEMSIMRSTLLNGLISTLLYNQNRQKKSIKLFEYGTCFINNKFNLIDQVNCISGLLNGNIYDKNWIMKPRIVDFYDMKGDIEILFNILGNNNIKFLPNNLHKYLLHPGQGSLIYQNSDVIGYMGTLHPILQKKLNINNKTIIFEILYDKVILKKKFEYKNFSKFPCNNRNINIIIDNNILSENIILFCKKITKKIINVELIDVYHNNIDKNKKSITISLTLQSKKKTLEDNEINKIVKNCLILLKKKFNAYLKY
- the pheS gene encoding phenylalanine--tRNA ligase subunit alpha translates to MKSIFEKLLKEAKYSIRNSKDLKSLEKIRIKYLGKNSYLSNKINILSKTSKEEKSILGYNINITKNKIINIILKYKKKIEKKILYNKFISEKIDISLPGRKLKNGKIHPINSTISRIEFFFQNLGFDIKIGPEIENVLYNFDYLNIPRYHPSRKLSDTFWFNKKTLLRTQTSNVQIHVLKNNKPPIKCISSGKVYRKDNDNTHTPMFHQMEGFIVDKKINFSNLKYTLYNFIMYFFNDKKLKIRFRPSYFPFTEPSAEIDIKQKNNNWLEILGCGMIHPNILKLCKINSDIYSGFAFGLGIERITMLYYNINDIRLFFENDLNFLTQF
- the rplT gene encoding 50S ribosomal protein L20; this encodes MVRIKRGVRAHYRHKKILKKTKGYYGSRSRSYRIAYQSYIKSGQYGYRDRKQKKRQLRKLWIMRINASARLKGITYSKFIHGLNKSHININRKVLSNLAVINKTIFFKLIEHIKKKIN
- the rpmI gene encoding 50S ribosomal protein L35, whose amino-acid sequence is MLKIKTIKSAAKRFKKTSSGNIKYKNANLRHILTKKNTKRKRHLRLKKKLSKKDINKILLCIPYF
- the infC gene encoding translation initiation factor IF-3 — encoded protein: MKLNKNNSISRFKKDYFYKIINKIEKKIKARLTGLKGEQIGLVLLKNIIFKSYKLGLDLVKISSNSKQTVYRIVNYKKFVYKKCKSSKFKKKKKKIIQTKEIKFRPNTDKSDYIIKLRNLVKFLKNGCKTKITLKFRGREIIHKQIGIDMLNNIKYDLKEISILEFFPTKIEGRQMIMMLSPKKII
- the thrS gene encoding threonine--tRNA ligase is translated as MPTIIISNGKKSFYKKNISIKKSIKNISKKLLEKCIAVKVNNTLVDINDYINKDVFLEVITNKNHKCKLIISKSCAFILGYVIKKKWHNAKMSDFKITSNGFYYDIDLDHKINKNDLIEIEKEMKRCINKNFRFNRFFIKTKNIFKFLKKNKEIYKINVLNEYIKKKYKIYFYCYKKYFDMSNIPLAFNTKFCNNFKICNVSNTNIKINEKKYLLQRINGKIDFKKYVFFNNKKKNKQCYDHREIGKKLDLYHTEEETPGVVFWHNNGLIIFNQIKKLIKDKLKKYNYQEVQTPIIMNTNSWKKTGHWKYYKDFIFTTKYKKTKYCIKPMNCPGHIHIFKKNIKSYKLLPFKISEFGVCHRHEPSGSLHGLMRLRNFTQDDAHIFCSENQIQSELTDCIKMLYEVYKIFGFNNIKVKLSTYSIKEIKNNYLWKIAEKHLIYSLKKNNIKFELQNGEGAFYGPKIEFILFDSLNREWQCGTIQLDLYLSKRLNCFYINKNNNKIIPIIIHRAILGSIERFIGILIEEYQGCLPLWLTPIQVAIININSNQINYVKKINKKFNKKKIRTKIDIRNENIGLKIREYTLLKIPYIIICGDREIKENKISVRNIYGKQYNNIDILMFIKKIKKEISNYEIKQK
- the gpmA gene encoding 2,3-diphosphoglycerate-dependent phosphoglycerate mutase; amino-acid sequence: MSLTKLVLIRHGESEWNKKNRFTGWYDVKLSNNGILEAIKAGNYLKKIGFKFDLAYTSVLKRAIFTLWYILKELNLVWIPIIKNWRLNERHYGSLQGLNKKETSEKYGIDQVNKWRRSFNEIPPKIDIINPLFTGYDKKYYGLNKEQIPLSESLSMTYKRVLPYWRNCILKNLKDKKKILIVAHGNSLRSLIKYLNNLNDEEISKIEVPTGKPLIYEFDKDFEVKNCYYIKNKKF
- a CDS encoding phosphopentomutase, producing MKRLILIVIDSLGIGYSPDSIKFNDIKSNTLGNIINTYNNNIFLKYNNNNNLYIPNLLSLGLGETLNKSKKKYINNIKKSKIISSFAYSNPISTGKDTVSGHWEISGIPILFNWYYLKKKKNSIPNFLLDKIIKNTNVTGYLGNCHSSGIDIINRFGIEHLETKKPIIYTSNDSVLQIACHESIFDNKNLYNICIKIKKILYSYNFKISRIIARPFKGNNKYNFKRTNNRKDFIIKLKNKTVMQKFIKEKKGKVIAIGKMTDIYPKNSITKKIKSFGINNLFNKTIKYLKKSCNNTIICTNFVDFDSIWGHRRNTIGYGLGLELFDIYIPKLIKNMNKEDLLIITSDHGCDTTWFGYDHTRENIPILIYKKKINNYFLGRRSSFSDIGQTISKYFNLSSILYGNSII
- the tmk gene encoding dTMP kinase, with product MKNKFIVIEGLEGSGKTTICNYIMNMLKIWGIKSIITREPGGTPLNEKLRKIIKKERKKEIISNKTELLMFYALRAQSLEYIIKPSLKNGLWVISDRYSISSQAYQGYNDSNKKIIKNLNYYVLEGISPDITLYLDIDPKIGIYRAKKRGKLDRIEKKSLSFFKKTRSRYLEIVNKNKKKIKKINTEKPLYLVKKEVKIILLRWLLKNLK